A genomic segment from Oryctolagus cuniculus chromosome 14, mOryCun1.1, whole genome shotgun sequence encodes:
- the GDNF gene encoding glial cell line-derived neurotrophic factor isoform X2, giving the protein MSSEGDAGTRGDAAPRALELNAPSAVLSSAARPLARAGAAAGRDSKMKLWDVVAVCLVLLHTASAFPLPAANMPEHYPDQFDDVMDFIQATIKRLKRSPDKQMAVLPRRERNRQAAAANPENSRGKGRRGQRGKNRGCVLTAIHLNVTDLGLGYETKEELIFRYCSGSCDAAETMYDKILKNLSKSRRLVSDKAGQACCRPIAFDDDLSFLDDNLVYHILRKHSAKRCGCI; this is encoded by the exons ATGAGTTCGGAGGGGGACGCGGGGACCCGCGGGGATGCCGCGCCGCGGGCACTTGAGCTTAACGCGCCTTCTGCGGTTCTCTCCTccgccgcccgcccgctcgcccgCGCAGGTGCCGCCGCCGGACGGGACTCTAAGATGAAGTTATGGGATGTCGTGGCTGTCTGCCTGGTGCTGCTCCACACCGCGTCCGCCTTCCCGCTGCCCGCCG CAAATATGCCAGAGCATTATCCTGATCAGTTTGACGATGTCATGGATTTTATTCAAGCCACCATTAAAAGACTGAAAAGGTCACCTGATAAACAGATGGCAGTGCTTCCTAGAAGAGAGCGGAATCGGCAGGCTGCAGCTGCCAACCCGGAAAATTCCAGAGGAAAAGGCCGGAGAGGCCAGAGGGGCAAAAATCGGGGGTGTGTCCTCACTGCGATACACTTAAATGTCACTGACTTGGGTTTGGGCTACGAAACCAAGGAGGAGCTGATATTTAGGTACTGCAGCGGCTCTTGCGACGCAGCTGAGACGATGTATgacaaaatattgaaaaacttGTCCAAGAGCAGAAGGCTGGTGAGTGACAAGGCGGGGCAGGCATGCTGCAGACCCATTGCCTTCGATGATGACCTGTCGTTCCTAGACGATAACCTGGTTTACCATATTCTAAGAAAGCATTCCGCTAAAAGGTGTGGCTGTATCTGA
- the GDNF gene encoding glial cell line-derived neurotrophic factor isoform X1, translated as MSSEGDAGTRGDAAPRALELNAPSAVLSSAARPLARAGAAAGRDSKMKLWDVVAVCLVLLHTASAFPLPAGKRPPEAPAEDRSLGRRRAPFALSRDSNMPEHYPDQFDDVMDFIQATIKRLKRSPDKQMAVLPRRERNRQAAAANPENSRGKGRRGQRGKNRGCVLTAIHLNVTDLGLGYETKEELIFRYCSGSCDAAETMYDKILKNLSKSRRLVSDKAGQACCRPIAFDDDLSFLDDNLVYHILRKHSAKRCGCI; from the exons ATGAGTTCGGAGGGGGACGCGGGGACCCGCGGGGATGCCGCGCCGCGGGCACTTGAGCTTAACGCGCCTTCTGCGGTTCTCTCCTccgccgcccgcccgctcgcccgCGCAGGTGCCGCCGCCGGACGGGACTCTAAGATGAAGTTATGGGATGTCGTGGCTGTCTGCCTGGTGCTGCTCCACACCGCGTCCGCCTTCCCGCTGCCCGCCGGTAAGAGGCCTCCCGAGGCGCCCGCCGAAGACCGCTCCCTCGGCCGCCGCCGCGCACCCTTCGCGCTGAGCCGTGACT CAAATATGCCAGAGCATTATCCTGATCAGTTTGACGATGTCATGGATTTTATTCAAGCCACCATTAAAAGACTGAAAAGGTCACCTGATAAACAGATGGCAGTGCTTCCTAGAAGAGAGCGGAATCGGCAGGCTGCAGCTGCCAACCCGGAAAATTCCAGAGGAAAAGGCCGGAGAGGCCAGAGGGGCAAAAATCGGGGGTGTGTCCTCACTGCGATACACTTAAATGTCACTGACTTGGGTTTGGGCTACGAAACCAAGGAGGAGCTGATATTTAGGTACTGCAGCGGCTCTTGCGACGCAGCTGAGACGATGTATgacaaaatattgaaaaacttGTCCAAGAGCAGAAGGCTGGTGAGTGACAAGGCGGGGCAGGCATGCTGCAGACCCATTGCCTTCGATGATGACCTGTCGTTCCTAGACGATAACCTGGTTTACCATATTCTAAGAAAGCATTCCGCTAAAAGGTGTGGCTGTATCTGA
- the GDNF gene encoding glial cell line-derived neurotrophic factor isoform X3 — protein MGLGAPGVNVQLEVCGDRIRGAAAGRDSKMKLWDVVAVCLVLLHTASAFPLPAANMPEHYPDQFDDVMDFIQATIKRLKRSPDKQMAVLPRRERNRQAAAANPENSRGKGRRGQRGKNRGCVLTAIHLNVTDLGLGYETKEELIFRYCSGSCDAAETMYDKILKNLSKSRRLVSDKAGQACCRPIAFDDDLSFLDDNLVYHILRKHSAKRCGCI, from the exons ATGGGACTCGGGGCACCTGGAGTTAATGTCCAACTGGAGGTCTGCGGAGACCGGATCCGAG GTGCCGCCGCCGGACGGGACTCTAAGATGAAGTTATGGGATGTCGTGGCTGTCTGCCTGGTGCTGCTCCACACCGCGTCCGCCTTCCCGCTGCCCGCCG CAAATATGCCAGAGCATTATCCTGATCAGTTTGACGATGTCATGGATTTTATTCAAGCCACCATTAAAAGACTGAAAAGGTCACCTGATAAACAGATGGCAGTGCTTCCTAGAAGAGAGCGGAATCGGCAGGCTGCAGCTGCCAACCCGGAAAATTCCAGAGGAAAAGGCCGGAGAGGCCAGAGGGGCAAAAATCGGGGGTGTGTCCTCACTGCGATACACTTAAATGTCACTGACTTGGGTTTGGGCTACGAAACCAAGGAGGAGCTGATATTTAGGTACTGCAGCGGCTCTTGCGACGCAGCTGAGACGATGTATgacaaaatattgaaaaacttGTCCAAGAGCAGAAGGCTGGTGAGTGACAAGGCGGGGCAGGCATGCTGCAGACCCATTGCCTTCGATGATGACCTGTCGTTCCTAGACGATAACCTGGTTTACCATATTCTAAGAAAGCATTCCGCTAAAAGGTGTGGCTGTATCTGA
- the GDNF gene encoding glial cell line-derived neurotrophic factor isoform X4, translated as MGLGAPGVNVQLEVCGDRIRGAAAGRDSKMKLWDVVAVCLVLLHTASAFPLPAGKRPPEAPAEDRSLGRRRAPFALSRDSNMPEHYPDQFDDVMDFIQATIKRLKRSPDKQMAVLPRRERNRQAAAANPENSRGKGRRGQRGKNRGCVLTAIHLNVTDLGLGYETKEELIFRYCSGSCDAAETMYDKILKNLSKSRRLVSDKAGQACCRPIAFDDDLSFLDDNLVYHILRKHSAKRCGCI; from the exons ATGGGACTCGGGGCACCTGGAGTTAATGTCCAACTGGAGGTCTGCGGAGACCGGATCCGAG GTGCCGCCGCCGGACGGGACTCTAAGATGAAGTTATGGGATGTCGTGGCTGTCTGCCTGGTGCTGCTCCACACCGCGTCCGCCTTCCCGCTGCCCGCCGGTAAGAGGCCTCCCGAGGCGCCCGCCGAAGACCGCTCCCTCGGCCGCCGCCGCGCACCCTTCGCGCTGAGCCGTGACT CAAATATGCCAGAGCATTATCCTGATCAGTTTGACGATGTCATGGATTTTATTCAAGCCACCATTAAAAGACTGAAAAGGTCACCTGATAAACAGATGGCAGTGCTTCCTAGAAGAGAGCGGAATCGGCAGGCTGCAGCTGCCAACCCGGAAAATTCCAGAGGAAAAGGCCGGAGAGGCCAGAGGGGCAAAAATCGGGGGTGTGTCCTCACTGCGATACACTTAAATGTCACTGACTTGGGTTTGGGCTACGAAACCAAGGAGGAGCTGATATTTAGGTACTGCAGCGGCTCTTGCGACGCAGCTGAGACGATGTATgacaaaatattgaaaaacttGTCCAAGAGCAGAAGGCTGGTGAGTGACAAGGCGGGGCAGGCATGCTGCAGACCCATTGCCTTCGATGATGACCTGTCGTTCCTAGACGATAACCTGGTTTACCATATTCTAAGAAAGCATTCCGCTAAAAGGTGTGGCTGTATCTGA